A stretch of Janibacter endophyticus DNA encodes these proteins:
- the pafA gene encoding Pup--protein ligase: MHRRIYGIETEFGVTCTSEGRRRLTPDEVARYMFRSVVRWGRSSNVFLGNGARLYLDVGSHPEYATAECDDLLDLIAHDRAGEVIVQQLVDDAQAKLREDEVDGEIFVFKNNVDSAGNSYGCHENFLVARTDDFAAVTEALLPFLISRQLIAGTGKVMQTSKGAVFSVSQRADHIWEGVSSATTRSRPIINTRDEPHADAERYRRMHVIVGDSTMTETTTLLKVGSAALVLRMLEERGVGELADTRLDNPIRAIRDISLDITGRAPVRLATGETITGLAMQQRYLAAVQDFVAAAGIDDPVSAQVLDLWERTLTAIETDRLDLVGTEIDWVIKHRLLDAYATRDGLDLDHPRLAQLDLAYHDIDPRRGVHHLLQRAGRVARVVDDARVAAAVDTPPQTTRAKLRGDFVRAAREHGRDFTVDWVHLKLNDTTARTVLVKDPFAAEDPRVAGLIDSMTAATPTTP, translated from the coding sequence GTGCATCGGCGGATCTACGGGATAGAGACCGAGTTCGGCGTCACCTGCACGAGCGAGGGACGCCGACGGCTCACCCCTGACGAGGTGGCGCGGTACATGTTCCGCTCCGTCGTGCGCTGGGGCCGCTCGAGCAACGTCTTCCTCGGCAACGGCGCACGCCTCTACCTCGACGTCGGCAGCCACCCCGAGTACGCGACCGCCGAGTGCGACGACCTGCTCGACCTCATCGCCCACGACCGCGCCGGCGAGGTGATCGTCCAGCAGCTCGTCGACGATGCGCAGGCCAAGCTGCGCGAGGACGAGGTCGACGGCGAGATCTTCGTCTTCAAGAACAACGTCGACTCCGCCGGTAACTCCTACGGCTGCCACGAGAACTTCCTCGTCGCCCGCACCGACGACTTCGCCGCCGTCACCGAGGCGCTGCTGCCCTTCCTCATCTCCCGCCAGCTCATCGCCGGCACCGGCAAGGTCATGCAGACGAGCAAGGGCGCCGTCTTCTCGGTCAGCCAGCGCGCCGACCACATCTGGGAGGGCGTCTCGTCGGCGACGACGCGCTCCCGCCCGATCATCAACACCCGCGACGAGCCGCACGCGGACGCCGAGCGCTACCGGCGCATGCACGTCATCGTCGGGGACTCGACGATGACCGAGACGACGACCCTGCTCAAGGTCGGCTCCGCGGCGCTCGTGCTCCGGATGCTCGAGGAGAGGGGTGTCGGCGAGCTTGCCGACACCCGGCTCGACAACCCCATCCGGGCGATCCGTGACATCAGCCTCGACATCACCGGCCGGGCCCCGGTGAGACTGGCCACCGGCGAGACGATCACCGGCCTCGCGATGCAGCAGCGCTACCTCGCGGCCGTGCAGGACTTCGTCGCCGCGGCCGGCATCGACGACCCGGTCTCGGCCCAGGTCCTCGACCTCTGGGAGCGCACCCTCACCGCGATCGAGACCGACCGGCTCGACCTCGTCGGCACCGAGATCGACTGGGTCATCAAGCACCGGCTGCTCGACGCCTACGCCACCCGTGACGGGCTCGACCTCGACCACCCCCGGCTCGCCCAGCTCGACCTCGCCTACCACGACATCGACCCCCGACGCGGGGTCCACCACCTGCTGCAGAGGGCGGGACGGGTCGCCCGGGTCGTCGACGACGCCCGCGTCGCCGCCGCCGTCGACACCCCGCCGCAGACGACCCGGGCCAAGCTCCGCGGGGACTTCGTCCGGGCCGCGCGGGAGCACGGACGAGACTTCACCGTCGACTGGGTCCACCTCAAGCTCAACGACACGACCGCGCGCACCGTCCTGGTCAAGGACCCCTTCGCCGCCGAGGACCCGCGCGTCGCCGGACTCATCGACTCGATGACCGCCGCCACACCCACGACCCCCTGA
- a CDS encoding helix-turn-helix transcriptional regulator, producing MSPRTPAEPATSRVSRLLTMVPWLVSRQGISIAEAAAGLGVSERQLRDDLDLLFLVGYGPMTDELIEVSYEEDRVYISNADAIRRPLRLTVAEAVTLITGLRALQAAGVAPSDAVGRALDKVEGAAASLPGLEAVAVAEEDGAGLETRRVVTDALRRRRRLRLAYLVPSRDERTEREVDPMRVVSQDGQWYLEGWCHVARDTRLFRLDRIERVEVLDDDGTPPPEAEQRDLSQGAYAGRESDPVVTLRLRPGARWVAEYFPVLGREEAGADLRVRLTARDDAWLARLVLRCGGDAVVEGPQSAVDAVRSRAQQALSGYQG from the coding sequence ATGAGCCCCCGGACGCCGGCCGAGCCGGCGACGAGCCGGGTGTCGCGCCTGCTCACCATGGTCCCGTGGCTCGTCTCCCGGCAGGGCATCTCGATCGCCGAGGCCGCCGCGGGGCTCGGCGTCAGCGAGAGGCAGCTGCGGGACGACCTCGACCTCCTCTTCCTCGTCGGCTACGGGCCGATGACCGACGAGCTCATCGAGGTGAGCTACGAGGAGGACCGGGTCTACATCTCCAACGCCGACGCGATCCGTCGCCCTCTGCGCCTCACCGTCGCCGAGGCGGTCACCCTGATCACCGGCCTGCGGGCCCTCCAGGCCGCCGGCGTCGCGCCCTCGGACGCCGTCGGTCGCGCCCTGGACAAGGTCGAGGGCGCCGCGGCCTCGCTGCCCGGTCTCGAGGCCGTGGCGGTCGCCGAGGAGGACGGTGCCGGTCTCGAGACGCGGCGCGTCGTCACCGATGCGCTGCGCCGCCGGCGACGCCTGCGCCTGGCCTACCTCGTGCCGTCGAGGGACGAGCGCACGGAGCGCGAGGTCGACCCCATGCGGGTCGTCTCGCAGGACGGCCAGTGGTACCTCGAGGGCTGGTGCCACGTCGCACGCGACACCCGCCTCTTCCGGCTCGACCGCATCGAGCGGGTCGAGGTGCTCGACGACGACGGCACCCCGCCGCCCGAGGCCGAGCAGCGCGACCTCAGCCAGGGTGCCTACGCGGGCCGCGAGAGCGACCCGGTCGTCACGCTCCGGCTGCGCCCCGGGGCCCGCTGGGTCGCCGAGTACTTCCCCGTCCTCGGGCGCGAGGAGGCCGGGGCGGACCTCCGGGTGCGGCTCACCGCCCGGGACGACGCCTGGCTCGCCCGGCTCGTGCTGCGCTGCGGCGGCGACGCGGTCGTCGAGGGCCCCCAGAGTGCCGTCGACGCCGTCCGGTCCCGGGCCCAGCAAGCGCTCAGCGGCTACCAGGGCTGA
- a CDS encoding DUF3866 family protein — protein sequence MIHWRRGEVSALTGGWGEVITCEVALEDGSSVPALAYSPEVGSPEVGDTVVLNVSALLKSLGTGGHALVVALPDRLPPDPADETGAQPAGHIVKARYTPLQTMVLALEEQESAAHDALRTRAEVVAGDLDGMPVVVAELHSALPAVVAGLHLERPGARVVYVMTDTGALPLAFSRRVAQMRARGMLASTVTVGQAYGGEHEAITLHSGLLAARYVLGADVIVVAQGPGNAGSATTWGYSGISQGESLNAVHTLGGRGIAALRVSGADPRERHRGLSHHAGTALGRVVLGAADLPFADDEALSPGLRAAVEDLCARAAGDLRPVSVLATGLEEALRACPVPLRTMGRGLDDDPAAFLTTAAAGRYAARLLQ from the coding sequence ATGATCCATTGGCGACGTGGCGAGGTCTCGGCGCTCACCGGCGGTTGGGGCGAGGTGATCACCTGCGAGGTGGCCCTCGAGGACGGGTCGAGCGTCCCCGCGCTGGCCTACAGCCCCGAGGTCGGGTCCCCCGAGGTCGGGGACACCGTCGTGCTCAACGTCTCGGCGCTGCTCAAGAGCCTGGGCACGGGCGGCCATGCCCTCGTCGTCGCGCTCCCCGACCGGCTGCCGCCGGACCCGGCCGACGAGACGGGCGCCCAGCCCGCGGGGCACATCGTCAAGGCGAGGTACACGCCGCTGCAGACGATGGTCCTCGCCCTCGAGGAGCAGGAGTCGGCGGCGCACGACGCCCTCCGGACCCGGGCCGAGGTGGTCGCCGGCGACCTCGACGGGATGCCGGTCGTCGTCGCCGAGCTGCACTCGGCGTTGCCCGCCGTCGTCGCCGGGCTCCACCTCGAGCGTCCCGGCGCGCGCGTCGTCTACGTCATGACGGACACGGGTGCGCTCCCGCTCGCCTTCTCCCGACGAGTGGCGCAGATGCGTGCACGGGGCATGCTCGCGAGCACGGTGACCGTCGGCCAGGCCTACGGCGGCGAGCACGAGGCGATCACCCTGCACTCCGGCCTGCTGGCGGCCCGTTACGTCCTCGGCGCGGACGTCATCGTCGTCGCCCAGGGCCCGGGCAACGCCGGGTCGGCGACGACGTGGGGTTACTCCGGGATCAGCCAGGGCGAGTCGCTCAACGCCGTCCACACCCTCGGCGGTCGCGGGATCGCCGCGCTGCGCGTCTCCGGCGCAGACCCGCGAGAGCGCCACCGCGGCCTCTCCCACCACGCCGGGACCGCGCTCGGTCGGGTCGTCCTCGGGGCGGCCGACCTCCCCTTCGCCGACGACGAGGCCCTCTCCCCCGGGCTCCGGGCGGCCGTCGAGGACCTGTGCGCCCGGGCTGCCGGGGACCTGCGACCCGTCTCGGTCCTCGCGACGGGGCTGGAGGAGGCCCTGCGGGCCTGCCCGGTCCCCCTGCGCACCATGGGCCGGGGCCTCGACGACGACCCGGCCGCCTTCCTCACGACAGCAGCAGCCGGGCGGTACGCCGCCCGGCTGCTGCAGTGA
- a CDS encoding FKBP-type peptidyl-prolyl cis-trans isomerase produces MPFDPSTTKPEIEFPGDTPPTELVVEDITVGDGAEATPGDPIQAHYVGVAHSTGEEFDASWNRGAPLAFTVGVGQVIQGWDQGLLGMKEGGRRKITIPPHLGYGDRGAGAAIKGGETLIFVVDLVKVG; encoded by the coding sequence ATGCCGTTCGACCCCAGCACCACCAAGCCCGAGATCGAGTTCCCCGGCGACACCCCGCCCACCGAGCTCGTCGTCGAGGACATCACCGTCGGTGACGGCGCCGAGGCCACGCCCGGCGACCCGATCCAGGCGCACTACGTCGGTGTCGCGCACAGCACGGGCGAGGAGTTCGACGCCTCGTGGAACCGTGGCGCCCCGCTCGCCTTCACCGTCGGCGTCGGCCAGGTCATCCAGGGCTGGGACCAGGGTCTGCTCGGCATGAAGGAGGGTGGTCGTCGCAAGATCACCATCCCGCCGCACCTCGGCTACGGCGACCGGGGCGCCGGCGCGGCGATCAAGGGTGGCGAGACCCTGATCTTCGTCGTCGACCTCGTCAAGGTCGGCTGA
- a CDS encoding DEAD/DEAH box helicase: protein MSAAVEDFAAGLVFPLDDFQEQGCEAIAAGHGVLVAAPTGAGKTVVGEFAVHLALQRGQKAFYTTPIKALSNQKYHELAARYGHDKVGLLTGDSSINGEAPVVVMTTEVLRNMIYAGSSTLEQLGFVVMDEVHYLADRFRGAVWEEVIIHLPPSVQLVSLSATVSNAEEFGAWLAEVRGGNEIVVSETRPVPLWQHMQVGQEIYDLFVDGATPDALQDRVRVNPHLMDAVRRQVRSTAEVAGQGRGRGGPRDRRGGGRRGGTERFGGGASRTQVITQLDREGLLPAITFIFSRVGCEGAVGQLLGNDVRLISAAEGERNRRTLEERSMILEGEDLTVLGYHQLLAGLERGYAPHHAGMLPIFREVVEELFTAGRLKAVFATETLALGINMPARTVVLEKLVKFNGEAHVEVTPAEYTQLTGRAGRRGIDIEGHAVVVWSRGMDPLSVAGLASTRTYPLRSSFAPTYNMAVNLVATVGRTTAREILESSFAQFQADRAVVGLAQKVRSMQESLDGYAEAMHCEQGDFREYAEIRHKISELEKKGRKQRSAARRAQTAVSLDELELGDIVRIGGRRSGLAVVVQPAKNYKGQTSEPVVLTEHKQVRRLSPGDLDGPLTPFGRLEVPRSFNPRSAKHRTDLATTLRIKAPHEGAPSIREEAKEAAAGDDGRIAQLRDQLKAHPCHTCPDREEHARWSERWWRLKREQTQLQRTVDSRTGSVAARFDRIVAVLLDLGYLADDGDTITDEGSRLRRLYSDKDLLAAECLRAGTWKRLTPAELAAVVSMLVYEPRRDEADVMPRIPTDEVALAWEGMQERWREIEAREERAGLDPTGYPDAGIAWAVHRWASGRRLDEVLDGTEMTAGDFVRRCKQIVDLLDQVAKASGEERMRTTARKAIEGVMRGVVAADRID from the coding sequence ATGTCAGCAGCCGTGGAGGACTTCGCCGCCGGTCTCGTCTTCCCGCTCGACGACTTCCAGGAGCAGGGCTGCGAGGCCATCGCCGCCGGCCACGGCGTCCTCGTCGCGGCACCGACCGGCGCCGGCAAGACAGTGGTCGGGGAGTTCGCCGTCCACCTCGCGCTCCAGCGGGGGCAGAAGGCCTTCTACACCACCCCGATCAAGGCGCTGTCGAACCAGAAGTACCACGAGCTCGCCGCCCGCTACGGGCACGACAAGGTCGGGCTGCTCACCGGTGACAGCTCGATCAACGGCGAGGCGCCCGTCGTCGTCATGACGACCGAGGTCCTGCGCAACATGATCTATGCGGGCAGCAGCACCCTCGAGCAGCTCGGCTTCGTCGTCATGGACGAGGTGCACTACCTCGCCGACCGCTTCCGCGGGGCGGTGTGGGAAGAGGTGATCATCCACCTGCCCCCGTCCGTGCAGCTCGTCTCGCTCTCGGCGACCGTGAGCAACGCCGAGGAGTTCGGCGCCTGGCTCGCCGAGGTCCGGGGCGGCAACGAGATCGTCGTCTCCGAGACGCGGCCGGTGCCGCTGTGGCAGCACATGCAGGTCGGTCAGGAGATCTACGACCTCTTCGTCGACGGGGCGACCCCCGACGCGCTCCAGGACCGGGTGCGCGTCAACCCGCACCTCATGGACGCGGTCCGGCGCCAGGTGCGCTCGACCGCGGAGGTAGCCGGCCAGGGTCGGGGTCGTGGGGGACCGCGCGACCGTCGGGGCGGCGGGCGAAGGGGTGGCACCGAGCGTTTCGGCGGGGGAGCCTCGCGCACCCAGGTCATCACCCAGCTCGACCGTGAGGGTCTGCTGCCCGCGATCACCTTCATCTTCAGCCGGGTCGGCTGCGAGGGGGCCGTCGGCCAGCTGCTCGGCAACGACGTGCGGCTCATCAGCGCGGCGGAGGGGGAGCGCAACCGCCGCACCCTCGAGGAGCGCTCGATGATCCTCGAGGGCGAGGACCTCACGGTCCTCGGCTACCACCAGCTCCTCGCCGGGCTCGAGCGCGGCTACGCGCCGCACCACGCGGGGATGCTCCCGATCTTCCGCGAGGTCGTCGAGGAGCTCTTCACCGCGGGCCGGCTCAAGGCGGTCTTCGCGACCGAGACGCTCGCGCTGGGCATCAACATGCCGGCGCGCACGGTGGTCCTCGAGAAGCTCGTGAAGTTCAACGGTGAGGCCCACGTCGAGGTGACCCCGGCGGAGTACACGCAGCTCACCGGGCGGGCCGGCCGTCGCGGCATCGACATCGAGGGTCACGCCGTCGTCGTGTGGTCCCGGGGGATGGACCCCCTCTCCGTCGCGGGGCTGGCCTCGACCCGGACCTACCCGCTGCGCAGCTCCTTCGCGCCGACCTACAACATGGCGGTCAACCTCGTCGCGACCGTCGGGCGCACCACGGCACGGGAGATCCTCGAGAGCTCCTTCGCCCAGTTCCAGGCGGACCGCGCCGTGGTGGGCCTGGCGCAGAAGGTGCGCTCGATGCAGGAGTCCCTCGACGGCTACGCCGAGGCGATGCACTGCGAGCAGGGGGACTTCCGCGAGTACGCCGAGATCCGGCACAAGATCAGCGAGCTGGAGAAGAAGGGGCGCAAGCAGCGCTCGGCCGCGCGTCGCGCCCAGACCGCGGTCTCGCTCGACGAGCTCGAGCTCGGAGACATCGTGCGGATCGGCGGGCGCCGCAGCGGGCTCGCCGTCGTCGTCCAGCCCGCGAAGAACTACAAGGGGCAGACGAGCGAGCCGGTGGTCCTCACCGAGCACAAGCAGGTGCGCCGGCTCAGCCCCGGCGACCTCGACGGGCCGCTCACCCCCTTCGGCCGGCTCGAGGTCCCGCGCTCCTTCAACCCGCGCTCGGCCAAGCACCGGACCGACCTCGCGACCACCCTGCGCATCAAGGCGCCCCACGAGGGTGCCCCGTCGATCCGCGAGGAGGCGAAGGAGGCCGCGGCCGGCGACGACGGCCGTATCGCACAGCTGCGCGACCAGCTCAAGGCGCACCCCTGCCACACCTGCCCGGACCGCGAGGAGCACGCGCGCTGGTCCGAGCGGTGGTGGCGCCTCAAGCGCGAGCAGACCCAGCTCCAGCGCACCGTGGACTCGCGCACCGGGTCGGTCGCCGCCCGCTTCGACCGGATCGTCGCCGTCCTGCTCGACCTCGGCTACCTCGCCGACGACGGCGACACCATCACCGACGAGGGCTCCCGGCTGCGCCGGCTCTACTCCGACAAGGACCTGCTCGCCGCCGAGTGCCTGCGCGCGGGCACGTGGAAGCGGCTCACCCCCGCCGAGCTCGCCGCCGTCGTCTCGATGCTCGTCTACGAGCCTCGCCGTGACGAGGCCGACGTCATGCCCCGCATCCCGACCGACGAGGTCGCGCTGGCATGGGAGGGCATGCAGGAGCGGTGGCGCGAGATCGAGGCACGCGAGGAGCGCGCCGGGCTCGACCCGACGGGCTACCCCGACGCCGGGATCGCCTGGGCGGTCCACCGATGGGCCAGCGGCCGCCGGCTCGACGAGGTCCTCGACGGGACCGAGATGACGGCGGGCGACTTCGTCCGGCGGTGCAAGCAGATCGTCGACCTGCTCGACCAGGTGGCCAAGGCCTCCGGCGAGGAGCGCATGCGCACGACAGCACGCAAGGCCATCGAGGGCGTCATGCGCGGCGTCGTAGCGGCCGACCGGATCGACTGA
- a CDS encoding helix-turn-helix transcriptional regulator has product MAAPNTPRAKTERLMNLTMCLLSTRRALPKARIRRMVEAYQGVESDEAFDRMFERDKDELRGLGIPLVTENIGGAFEDEPGYRIDQRDYALPQIELTGDELAVVGLATRMWSHAAMAPSAATAWRKIAAESTEDDGGTDPFVGIEPSLGGSEPAFAPLQEAATRGRSVRFGYLGAGSGEAAERHVDPWALTSWRGRWYLAGHDHDRDAPRVFRLSRVVSDVRDAGAVEVPRPDDYDARKAVADLARTDQESGTATLRVRTGAGHSLRSRATTVGPAATDDGWDELRLPFGSVRALADELASYGPDVVVADPPELVAEVRGRLEGVLASLEVAG; this is encoded by the coding sequence ATGGCCGCACCGAACACGCCGAGGGCCAAGACCGAGCGCCTGATGAACCTCACGATGTGCCTGCTCTCGACCCGGCGAGCGTTGCCCAAGGCGAGGATCCGTCGCATGGTCGAGGCCTACCAGGGTGTCGAGTCCGACGAGGCCTTCGACCGGATGTTCGAGCGGGACAAGGACGAGCTCCGCGGGCTCGGCATCCCGCTCGTGACGGAGAACATCGGCGGAGCCTTCGAGGACGAGCCCGGCTACCGGATCGACCAGCGTGACTACGCCCTGCCCCAGATCGAGCTGACGGGCGACGAGCTGGCCGTCGTCGGCCTCGCGACCCGGATGTGGTCGCACGCCGCGATGGCACCGAGCGCGGCGACCGCGTGGCGCAAGATCGCGGCGGAGAGCACCGAGGACGACGGGGGCACCGACCCCTTCGTCGGGATCGAGCCGAGCCTCGGAGGCAGCGAGCCCGCCTTCGCACCCCTGCAGGAGGCCGCGACGAGGGGCCGCTCGGTCCGCTTCGGCTACCTCGGGGCGGGCTCCGGCGAGGCCGCCGAGCGGCACGTCGACCCCTGGGCCCTCACGTCGTGGCGCGGGCGGTGGTACCTCGCCGGGCACGACCACGACCGGGACGCGCCCCGGGTCTTCCGCCTCTCGCGTGTCGTCTCCGACGTCCGCGACGCCGGGGCGGTCGAGGTGCCCCGCCCCGACGACTACGACGCCAGGAAGGCCGTCGCCGACCTCGCGCGGACCGACCAGGAGTCGGGGACCGCCACGCTCCGGGTCCGGACGGGCGCCGGTCACTCGCTCCGCTCGCGGGCCACGACAGTCGGGCCGGCTGCGACGGACGACGGGTGGGACGAGCTGAGGCTGCCCTTCGGCTCGGTCCGCGCGCTGGCCGACGAGCTGGCCTCCTACGGCCCCGACGTCGTCGTCGCCGACCCGCCGGAGCTGGTCGCCGAGGTCCGCGGGCGACTCGAGGGTGTCCTCGCCAGCCTGGAGGTGGCCGGATGA
- the tatA gene encoding Sec-independent protein translocase subunit TatA, protein MPQWLGPGELLVVLLIVFLLFGFKKLPDAARSLGKSARVFKSEVNEMKEEDRAREEAKRARGTGTSPVRDDVRDDLSARDGDAVIDEAKPRTDNQSGPVA, encoded by the coding sequence ATGCCTCAGTGGCTTGGCCCTGGCGAGCTCCTCGTCGTGCTCCTCATCGTCTTCCTGCTCTTCGGGTTCAAGAAGCTGCCCGACGCCGCCCGCAGCCTCGGCAAGTCCGCGCGCGTCTTCAAGTCCGAGGTCAACGAGATGAAGGAGGAGGACCGTGCCCGCGAGGAGGCCAAGCGCGCCCGTGGTACCGGCACGTCCCCCGTCCGCGACGACGTGCGGGACGACCTCTCTGCCCGGGACGGCGACGCCGTGATCGACGAGGCCAAGCCGCGCACGGACAACCAGTCCGGCCCGGTCGCCTGA
- a CDS encoding diacylglycerol kinase, with translation MHRRIGLLVNPTAGKNAGARVGTVVADLLEAGGAEVVDLTGLDATRAEAKARRAVAEGAIDALVVAGGDGAVHLGVNICAQTDVPLGIVAVGTGNDNAREVGLPVKDVETAAERILHGQPRPFDLGRVRSVDGTQERWFLGVLCGGFDAVVNERANQMRWPRGPARYNIAIARELPVFAPIPYTLTLDGEEVEARAMLTCVGNGRAYGGGMKVTPDADMTDGLLDVLVVDEIGVPEFLRVFPKVFKGAHTSHPRVSVRRARTVRLDAAGIVAYADGERLFPLPLDVEVVPRAVQILL, from the coding sequence GTGCACCGTCGCATCGGCCTGCTCGTCAACCCCACCGCCGGCAAGAACGCCGGGGCCCGCGTGGGGACGGTCGTGGCCGACCTCCTCGAGGCCGGGGGAGCGGAGGTCGTCGACCTCACCGGGCTCGACGCGACCCGGGCCGAGGCGAAGGCCCGTCGTGCGGTCGCCGAGGGTGCCATCGATGCTCTCGTCGTCGCGGGCGGGGACGGCGCCGTCCACCTCGGGGTGAACATCTGCGCCCAGACCGACGTGCCGCTCGGGATCGTCGCGGTCGGGACCGGCAACGACAACGCCCGAGAGGTCGGCCTGCCCGTCAAGGACGTCGAGACCGCCGCCGAGCGGATTCTCCACGGGCAGCCGCGCCCCTTCGACCTCGGCAGGGTCCGGTCGGTCGACGGGACGCAGGAGCGGTGGTTCCTCGGTGTCCTGTGCGGCGGCTTCGACGCCGTCGTCAACGAGCGAGCCAACCAGATGCGCTGGCCCCGTGGACCGGCGCGCTACAACATCGCGATCGCCCGCGAGCTGCCCGTCTTCGCCCCGATCCCGTACACGCTGACCCTCGACGGCGAGGAGGTCGAGGCCCGCGCCATGCTGACGTGCGTCGGCAACGGGCGGGCCTACGGCGGGGGCATGAAGGTCACCCCCGACGCCGACATGACCGACGGGCTGCTCGACGTCCTCGTCGTCGACGAGATCGGGGTCCCCGAGTTCCTCCGCGTCTTCCCCAAGGTCTTCAAGGGCGCCCACACGAGCCACCCGAGGGTGAGCGTGCGCCGCGCCCGCACCGTGCGGCTCGACGCGGCCGGCATCGTCGCCTACGCCGACGGCGAACGCCTCTTCCCGCTCCCGCTCGACGTCGAGGTCGTCCCCAGGGCCGTCCAGATCCTCCTGTGA
- a CDS encoding FKBP-type peptidyl-prolyl cis-trans isomerase, which produces MLSSRARAAAALTAAAALTLAACGSDEPSQADRTATGVVDQVEVTPGTDKDAPKITLEDKTVSVEKTEVKTVKEGKGAPVAEDDIVVLDIALFNGKDGSALEGTETYTQEPLAFDLGNAQMIPGLRNAILGQKVGSTATAIAPPAEMFGEAGNEQLGVSGTDSIVMVYDLKSTMLKEAKGKEAKPKKGVPVVQYATDKPATFTMPKGTAPKETEVETLVAGEGPEVKKGDTVYVTYTGALWKDGKVFDSSKQEGRRPFPVTLGGGQVIKGWDEGLVGTKVGDRVLITVPPKDGYGKAGSQDGSIKGDDTIVFVVDVLGAV; this is translated from the coding sequence GTGCTCTCTTCGCGTGCCCGTGCGGCTGCCGCCCTCACCGCGGCTGCCGCCCTCACCCTCGCTGCCTGCGGCAGCGACGAGCCGTCTCAGGCCGATCGCACGGCCACCGGCGTCGTCGACCAGGTCGAGGTGACCCCCGGGACCGACAAGGACGCCCCGAAGATCACCCTCGAGGACAAGACCGTCTCGGTCGAGAAGACCGAGGTCAAGACCGTCAAGGAGGGCAAGGGCGCACCCGTGGCCGAGGACGACATCGTCGTCCTCGACATCGCCCTCTTCAACGGCAAGGACGGCTCGGCGCTCGAGGGCACCGAGACCTACACGCAGGAGCCCCTCGCCTTCGACCTCGGCAACGCGCAGATGATCCCAGGCCTGCGCAACGCCATCCTCGGGCAGAAGGTCGGCAGCACCGCCACCGCGATCGCCCCGCCCGCCGAGATGTTCGGCGAGGCCGGCAACGAGCAGCTCGGCGTCTCCGGCACCGACTCGATCGTCATGGTCTACGACCTCAAGAGCACGATGCTCAAGGAGGCGAAGGGCAAGGAGGCCAAGCCCAAGAAGGGCGTCCCGGTCGTCCAGTACGCCACCGACAAGCCGGCGACCTTCACCATGCCCAAGGGCACGGCGCCCAAGGAGACCGAGGTCGAGACCCTCGTCGCCGGCGAGGGCCCGGAGGTCAAGAAGGGCGACACCGTCTACGTCACGTACACCGGGGCGCTCTGGAAGGACGGCAAGGTCTTCGACTCGAGCAAGCAGGAGGGGCGCCGCCCCTTCCCCGTGACCCTCGGGGGCGGCCAGGTCATCAAGGGCTGGGACGAGGGCCTCGTCGGCACCAAGGTCGGCGACCGCGTCCTCATCACCGTCCCGCCGAAGGACGGCTACGGCAAGGCCGGCAGCCAGGACGGCTCGATCAAGGGCGACGACACCATCGTCTTCGTCGTCGACGTCCTCGGCGCCGTCTGA
- the tatC gene encoding twin-arginine translocase subunit TatC, whose protein sequence is MAIRRRTPKDPEGRMPLMEHLRELKRRITVSALAVLVGTVVGWIYYDDVYRHLSQPFRDYKMQNPESIVALNFGNPTAAFSQQISISIFAGLLLSSPIWLYQIWAFIMPGLTRREKKISMAFFAATIPLFAAGSWFGYITLPKALAILYSFTPDEDTSSNIQQTTDYFTFVMRFIFAFGAAWLLPVVLVALSALGVVTGRQLLRGWRPAVLLIFIASAMITPTPDPVTMFLLAGPLVLLYFGAVGIAMLIGRKRQEARPDWLDTPEDQASVLD, encoded by the coding sequence GTGGCCATCCGCCGACGCACGCCCAAGGATCCCGAGGGGCGCATGCCCCTCATGGAGCACCTTCGGGAGCTCAAGCGGCGGATCACCGTCTCGGCCCTGGCCGTCCTCGTCGGCACCGTCGTCGGCTGGATCTACTACGACGACGTCTACCGTCATCTGTCGCAACCCTTCCGCGACTACAAGATGCAGAACCCTGAGAGCATCGTCGCGCTGAACTTCGGCAACCCGACGGCCGCCTTCAGCCAGCAGATCTCGATCTCGATCTTCGCCGGGCTGCTGCTCTCCAGCCCGATCTGGCTCTACCAGATCTGGGCCTTCATCATGCCGGGCCTGACCAGGCGCGAGAAGAAGATCTCGATGGCCTTCTTCGCCGCCACCATCCCCCTCTTCGCCGCCGGCAGCTGGTTCGGGTACATCACCCTGCCGAAGGCACTGGCCATCCTCTACAGCTTCACGCCGGACGAGGACACGAGCAGCAACATCCAGCAGACGACGGACTACTTCACCTTCGTCATGCGCTTCATCTTCGCCTTCGGAGCCGCCTGGCTGCTCCCCGTGGTCCTTGTCGCGCTGAGCGCGCTGGGTGTCGTCACCGGCCGCCAGCTGCTCAGGGGCTGGCGCCCGGCGGTCCTGCTGATCTTCATCGCCTCGGCGATGATCACCCCGACCCCCGACCCGGTGACGATGTTCCTCCTCGCCGGGCCGCTCGTGCTCCTCTACTTCGGGGCCGTCGGCATCGCGATGCTCATCGGCCGCAAGCGTCAGGAGGCGCGACCCGACTGGCTCGACACGCCCGAGGACCAGGCCTCCGTCCTCGACTGA